In a genomic window of Cuculus canorus isolate bCucCan1 chromosome Z, bCucCan1.pri, whole genome shotgun sequence:
- the SHLD3 gene encoding shieldin complex subunit 3, with protein sequence MEVVLHYRPHQRDLIELQKFAEAAVKEFPIRQLPRFAPWFPNDLYELPLKPKKQPPVISCEEAEELKQLSTPSEYVAGSPDYDCTKNLLEFECNIKHGQTLIQAQTFHKPINLENKGEPPPNGKQKLERSWSVSLTSPKVKEKILPLSQELQSNLERLKLHVFYRAKWTIEQSVCNNQNLEDIWIKLNRLIKHNELPSCNATIQRSVGQIWIFCDILYCEYVRNILREKLSLTDKMNLLVHKVGIIFSL encoded by the coding sequence ATGGAAGTGGTCTTGCACTATCGACCACATCAGAGAGATCTAATAGAACTGCAGAaatttgcagaagcagcagtgaaggAGTTTCCCATTCGTCAGTTACCAAGATTTGCGCCTTGGTTTCCGAATGATTTATACGAACTTCCCCTCAAACCAAAAAAGCAGCCACCTGTTATttcttgtgaggaagcagaagAATTGAAACAACTTTCTACACCTTCAGAATATGTTGCAGGATCTCCTGATTATGACTGCACAAAAAATCTCCTTGAGTTTGAGTGTAACATAAAACATGGCCAGACTTTAATACAAGCACAAACGTTTCACAAACCGATTAACCTGGAGAATAAAGGAGAACCACCAcctaatggaaaacaaaagttgGAAAGGTCTTGGAGTGTCTCTCTCACTAGCCCTAAGGTTAAAGAAAAGATTCTTCCTTTATCTCAAGAACTGCAAAGTAATTTGGAAAGACTGAAACTACATGTGTTTTATAGAGCAAAGTGGACAATTGAACAGTCTGTTTGTAATAATCAGAATTTGGAGGACATCTGGATAAAATTGAATAGACTCATCAAGCATAATGAATTGCCATCTTGCAATGCTACTATCCAAAGATCTGTGGGACAGATATGGATTTTCTGTGATATATTATACTGTGAATACGTTAGAAATATTCTTAGGGAAAAGCTAAGCCTTACTGATAAAATGAATTTGCTTGTACATAAAGTTGGAATTATATTTAGCTTATAA